The following proteins are encoded in a genomic region of Ostrea edulis chromosome 7, xbOstEdul1.1, whole genome shotgun sequence:
- the LOC125647924 gene encoding uncharacterized protein LOC125647924: protein MAEKDILSLISSAKRKRGANWSTEEEIVLIEEVLKNEEKLFGKMKGAGMKGKHVKLKEETWQSITDTLNSQFRNERTSESISKKYDNVKQRAKDKIDGIRRPKTGGGPPMPPLTQAEEVLYQAMDSRPNIVGVIGGIDSDEPLTCFSEPQEEVCASAAVTGVSSCVASGSGDASSSFSVRRSMEKKNRKTKRDVVEDLEIENIKLENAKLVLEMKKLELEQRKLEAEEKKFQNENHLIELKKSYLICKLNAEFPECMLHVNPACM, encoded by the exons ATGgctgaaaaagatattttaagtTTGATTTCGAGTGCAAAGAGGAAGCGGGGGGCTAACTGGTCCACTGAGGAGGAGATCGTGTTGATCGAGGAAGTTTTGAAGAACGAAGAGAAGTTATTTGGAAAAATGAAAGGGGCGGGGATGAAGGGGAAACATGTAAAACTGAAAGAAGAGACATGGCAGTCTATAACAGACACATTGAATTC GCAATTTAGAAATGAAAGAACCTCAGAATCAATTTCTAAAAAGTACGACAACGTAAAACAGAGAG CCAAGGATAAGATTGACGGAATACGCCGTCCCAAGACAGGGGGAGGTCCACCAATGCCACCACTGACCCAAGCTGAGGAGGTCCTCTATCAAGCTATGGACTCTAGACCCAACATTGTAGGCGTGATTGGCGGAATTGATTCAGATG AACCACTGACATGTTTTTCTGAACCTCAAGAGGAAGTATGTGCTTCAGCCGCGGTGACAGGTGTCTCGAGTTGTGTGGCAAGTGGGAGCGGTGACGCATCAAGCTCATTTAGTG TTAGACGATCTATGGAGAAGAAGAACAGGAAGACAAAGAGAGATGTTGTCGAGGATTTGgaaatagaaaacattaagCTAGAAAACGCAAAACTTGTTCTAGAAATGAAGAAACTTGAACTGGAACAGAGAAAATTAGAGGCAGAGgaaaagaaatttcaaaatgaaaatcatttaattgaattaaagaaatcCTATTTGATTTGTAAACTAAATGCGGAATTTCCTGAgtgcatgttacatgtaaacCCAGCTTGTATGTAG
- the LOC125647923 gene encoding putative nuclease HARBI1 → MAGRRRRRRRFLRYRNRPSKRVIRDRLNPLETYTDDELFERYRFRQASVVYLLDLIGGALIDSTKINALPPLLQLFVCLRFFATGAYHKLIGDSINVSESTVGRCCRSVTDAILRVRQQFIVFPRDAQARKTKQEFIKIAGFPNTLGCGDGTFIRIIAPSENEPDFVNRKGFHSLNVQMVCDTNFKFTSVCASWPGSVHDSRIWRESSLCRQFERGEHNGILLGDSGYPCRRFLMTPYLNPQTNTHQRFNASLCRTRVLIEQSFGILKRRFSCLHGTLRTTPEQAVAYVVACVILHNLSIETGDVMDRQDQPMGAFDQTAHQVAYNSPEGSRMRDYIAQTYFG, encoded by the exons ATGGCAGGTAGACGTCGCAGACGACGTAGGTTTCTGAGATATCGGAATCGACCATCAAAAAGGGTTATTCGGGACCGACTGAACCCTTTAGAAACCTACACGGACGATGAGCTTTTCGAGCGGTATAGATTTCGGCAGGCATCAGTCGTGTATCTACTGGACTTGATAGGCGGAGCTTTGATAGACAGCACAAAAATCAATGCCTTACCTCCGCTCTTGCAGCTGTTTGTATGCCTCAGGTTCTTTGCGACAGGCGCATACCACAAACTTATAGGTGATAGTATCAATGTTTCCGAGTCCACCGTCGGTAGATGCTGTAGATCGGTCACGGATGCCATCCTTAGAGTTCGACAACAATTCATTGTATTTCCCAGAGACGCACAAGCACGAAAAACTAAGCAAGAGTTCATCAAAATAGCCG GATTCCCAAACACACTAGGCTGCGGTGATGGAACGTTTATAAGAATCATAGCTCCATCTGAAAACGAACCGGATTTCGTGAATAGAAAGGGGTTTCATTCTTTGAATGTTCAG ATGGTTTGTGACACCAACTTCAAATTTACGAGTGTGTGTGCCAGCTGGCCCGGCAGTGTTCACGACAGTAGAATTTGGCGGGAATCCTCCCTTTGTCGGCAGTTTGAAAGAg GTGAACACAATGGTATTTTGTTGGGCGATTCTGGATACCCCTGCAGACGTTTTTTAATGACACCATACCTAAACCCACAGACAAACACTCATCAAAGATTTAATGCATCCCTGTGTCGAACGAGAGTGCTCATTGAACAAAGTTTTGGCATTTTGAAACGAAGGTTTTCCTGCCTTCATGGAACACTGAG AACTACCCCGGAACAGGCAGTGGCGTACGTCGTGGCCTGTGTCATTCTTCACAATCTCAGCATTGAGACTGGTGATGTGATGGACAGACAAGACCAGCCAATGGGCGCATTTGACCAGACCGCTCACCAAGTTGCGTACAATTCTCCAGAGGGAAGTCGCATGCGCGATTATATCGCACAGACGTATTTCGGGTAG